The following proteins come from a genomic window of Catenulispora sp. GP43:
- a CDS encoding DUF5682 family protein, which translates to MAGPEKAVGNLADLTNLTIVGVRHHSPACAGLVREAIERLRPAHVLIEGPSDMNDRIGEFLLGHELPVAVFTSVRDGSFARGSWSPFCEYSPEWVALAEGTRAGAEVRFIDLPAWHPAFSTLTNRYADAELRFTQTVDELCRRFGMDNIDTLWDHIAEIEAGHTPPAELAERLNTYFDLVRTASDADRGPGPGSGSGPGPAEPTSDEIRERYMARWISAALRQSPDRPVLVVCGGFHRPALLRLAGEPGEAAWPEPEPVPVESAVSYLVPYSFKRLDAFDGYQSGMPSPGYYQRLWELGPSAAAAALTEEVVRRLRERSQRVSTADLIAARANGEGLAAVRGHRQPARADLLDGLVSALVSEALDQPLPWTGRRVLAPGTHPAVVEMVAALSGDRVGRLHPDTPLPPLVHDAEAELERHGLAGRDAVTLDLTVPAEREASRLLHRLRVLRVPGHDRLSGPDPAAEDSTFTEEWRISADPDRLAALIEAGGYGPTVELAARARLGERVQAGGSLETAAQALFDAVLCGIEDLSEEVLGSLAQSVGAGYEVEPLGEVLAAVLGLWRHDQLLAAQQSETLGTVIGASVDRLLWLVESVPGPAGSPAQPRRIAAVRAVRDAVRHAAAALGLDTARALEVMARIADNAQAPPDLRGAAFGFAWSLGTPPPDAERTIRAAGTPASLGDWLGGLFALAREQCLEEASVLAVLDDLVTAMTDRDLLVALPALRQAFGYFPPRERETIAGQVLVLHGVQDSAWSMIRTGIDDPVALARGRELDSHVQAVLEREGLVR; encoded by the coding sequence ATGGCGGGCCCTGAGAAGGCGGTCGGGAACCTCGCCGACCTCACCAACCTCACCATCGTGGGCGTCCGGCACCACAGCCCGGCGTGCGCGGGGCTGGTCCGCGAGGCGATCGAGCGGCTGCGTCCGGCGCACGTGCTCATCGAGGGCCCGTCGGACATGAACGACCGGATCGGGGAGTTCCTGCTGGGCCACGAGCTGCCGGTCGCGGTGTTCACCTCGGTGCGGGACGGCTCGTTCGCGCGCGGATCGTGGTCGCCGTTCTGCGAGTACTCGCCGGAGTGGGTCGCGCTGGCCGAGGGCACGCGGGCCGGCGCCGAGGTGCGCTTCATCGACCTGCCGGCCTGGCACCCGGCGTTCTCGACGCTGACCAACCGGTACGCCGACGCCGAGTTGCGGTTCACCCAGACCGTGGACGAGCTGTGCCGGCGGTTCGGGATGGACAACATCGACACGCTGTGGGACCACATCGCGGAGATCGAGGCCGGGCACACGCCGCCGGCCGAGTTGGCCGAGCGCCTGAACACGTATTTCGACCTGGTCCGGACGGCCTCGGACGCCGATCGCGGACCGGGACCGGGATCGGGATCGGGGCCGGGGCCGGCCGAGCCGACGTCCGACGAGATCCGCGAGCGGTACATGGCCCGATGGATCTCGGCGGCACTGCGGCAGAGCCCTGACCGGCCGGTCCTGGTGGTGTGCGGTGGATTCCACCGGCCGGCGCTGCTGCGGCTCGCGGGCGAGCCCGGGGAAGCCGCGTGGCCGGAGCCCGAGCCGGTGCCCGTCGAGTCCGCCGTCAGCTACCTCGTCCCGTACTCGTTCAAGCGCCTGGACGCCTTCGACGGCTACCAGTCCGGCATGCCGTCCCCCGGCTACTACCAGCGGCTGTGGGAGCTGGGACCGAGCGCGGCGGCCGCGGCGCTGACCGAGGAAGTCGTGCGGCGGCTGCGCGAGCGCAGCCAGCGGGTCTCGACCGCCGACCTCATCGCGGCGCGGGCCAACGGCGAGGGCCTGGCGGCCGTGCGCGGCCACCGGCAGCCGGCCCGCGCCGACCTGCTCGACGGCCTGGTCTCGGCGCTGGTCTCCGAGGCGCTGGACCAGCCGCTGCCGTGGACCGGGCGCCGGGTGCTGGCCCCGGGGACGCATCCGGCCGTCGTGGAGATGGTCGCGGCGCTGTCCGGCGACCGCGTCGGACGCCTGCATCCGGACACCCCGCTGCCGCCGCTCGTGCACGACGCCGAAGCCGAGCTGGAGCGGCACGGGCTGGCGGGCAGGGACGCGGTGACGCTCGATCTGACCGTCCCGGCCGAGCGGGAAGCCTCGCGGCTGCTGCACCGTCTCAGGGTCCTGCGCGTCCCCGGCCACGACCGCCTCTCGGGCCCGGATCCGGCCGCCGAGGACAGCACGTTCACCGAGGAGTGGCGGATCAGCGCCGACCCGGACCGGCTGGCCGCGCTGATCGAGGCCGGCGGCTACGGCCCGACGGTCGAGCTGGCGGCGCGGGCCCGGCTCGGGGAGCGGGTGCAGGCCGGCGGGAGCCTGGAGACGGCCGCGCAGGCGCTCTTCGACGCGGTGCTGTGCGGGATCGAGGACCTGTCGGAGGAGGTCCTGGGCTCGCTGGCGCAGTCCGTCGGCGCCGGCTACGAGGTCGAGCCGCTGGGGGAGGTGCTGGCGGCCGTGCTCGGCCTGTGGCGGCACGACCAGCTGCTCGCGGCCCAGCAGTCCGAGACGCTGGGGACGGTCATCGGCGCGTCCGTGGACCGGCTGTTGTGGCTGGTCGAATCGGTGCCGGGGCCCGCGGGATCGCCGGCCCAGCCGCGCCGGATCGCCGCTGTGCGCGCGGTGCGTGACGCGGTCAGGCACGCGGCCGCCGCGCTCGGCCTGGACACGGCGCGCGCGCTGGAGGTCATGGCGCGCATCGCGGACAACGCGCAGGCTCCGCCGGACCTGCGCGGCGCCGCGTTCGGCTTCGCCTGGTCGCTCGGTACGCCGCCGCCGGACGCCGAGCGCACGATCCGGGCCGCCGGCACTCCGGCGAGCCTCGGGGACTGGCTGGGCGGACTGTTCGCGCTGGCGCGGGAGCAGTGCCTGGAGGAGGCCTCGGTGCTGGCGGTGCTGGACGATCTCGTGACGGCGATGACCGATCGGGACCTGCTGGTCGCCCTGCCCGCCCTGCGGCAGGCGTTCGGGTACTTCCCGCCGCGGGAGCGCGAGACGATCGCCGGCCAGGTGCTGGTGTTGCACGGGGTCCAGGACTCCGCGTGGTCGATGATCCGGACCGGGATCGACGATCCGGTGGCCTTGGCCCGGGGACGGGAACTGGACAGCCATGTGCAGGCCGTCCTGGAGCGGGAGGGGCTGGTCCGGTGA
- a CDS encoding DUF4132 domain-containing protein: MTAGIAALPELLPEILPELLAAPPWRDKKRKRGKPVVVEGLVPPATVEVVWLPGEREDWLTAHGAGWTPEQGWEAVLPEILDGTADEHLAAYFAAYAPDGLVRAALPAWQPPIRQVTNRARTFVAKYETLALPAVLSVSRLPAVRAQLLQPFASAEIAAIMADGFARLRSMRPHAVAWLRRHPEAAVRGLVPTALGKPGKLRQNTVSALRLLEADGVDVVGIAQRAYGEDVGTAMKEVLADLGFETYPRTVPEAPQWARAERLPEIRLKDRETTLPPDAAQAVVEMLMFSKSDAPYPGLEIVKELCDPSSLAQFVGALYDGWDQEGAPDKERWVFGALGTFGDESTVARLERLIRDWYGQSRTDDVYDGFDTLAAIGGDRALVALYGFARRSWTPRTKRKAQATFDDFAQSMDLSADRLADRLVPTSGLSAEGTVRLDYGRRRFDVSFDELLRPVVTDESGALLRTLPKPGKRDDPELAPAAYQQFSTLRTQARVGAQEQALRLERAMLERRRWIPQEFASYLVRHLVLGRLVRRLVWGVYAVDGRLIGSFRVAEDLSFADVDDAHYEVPEDALIGVVHPVDLGPALGRWSEVFSDYEILQPFDQLGRPPLALNAEELAGKHLVRTYICPDAVSGSHGLGVVHFGPAKFDALASRGWRRGPIGADRLWSRLLRPVGEGRCVVMELEPGLAAGAAAQSSYQAIKAVWLSATEEDPDYDRHALPLGHRPLPGRSDPFGTLDPVTASEILRDLTEVTAQ; this comes from the coding sequence ATGACCGCGGGGATCGCAGCCCTGCCCGAGCTCCTGCCCGAAATCCTGCCCGAGCTCCTGGCCGCCCCGCCGTGGCGCGACAAGAAGCGCAAACGCGGCAAGCCGGTCGTGGTCGAGGGGCTGGTGCCGCCGGCGACTGTCGAGGTCGTCTGGCTGCCCGGCGAACGCGAGGACTGGCTCACCGCCCACGGGGCGGGCTGGACTCCGGAGCAGGGGTGGGAGGCGGTCCTGCCGGAGATCCTCGACGGCACCGCGGACGAACATCTCGCCGCCTACTTCGCCGCGTACGCCCCTGACGGGTTGGTCCGTGCGGCACTCCCGGCCTGGCAGCCGCCGATCCGCCAGGTCACCAACCGGGCCCGGACCTTCGTCGCGAAGTACGAGACCCTCGCGCTCCCGGCCGTGCTGTCCGTCTCGCGGCTCCCGGCCGTGCGCGCCCAGCTACTCCAGCCGTTCGCGAGTGCCGAGATCGCGGCGATCATGGCGGACGGCTTCGCGCGCCTGCGTTCCATGCGGCCCCACGCCGTCGCCTGGCTCCGGCGCCATCCCGAAGCCGCGGTGCGGGGTCTCGTGCCGACGGCCCTGGGCAAGCCCGGCAAGCTGCGGCAGAACACGGTGTCCGCGCTTCGGCTGCTGGAAGCGGATGGTGTGGACGTCGTCGGGATCGCGCAGCGGGCGTACGGCGAGGACGTGGGTACCGCGATGAAGGAGGTACTGGCGGATCTCGGCTTCGAGACCTATCCCCGGACCGTTCCGGAGGCGCCGCAGTGGGCGCGCGCAGAGCGGCTGCCCGAGATCCGTTTGAAGGATCGCGAGACCACGCTTCCTCCCGATGCCGCACAGGCGGTCGTGGAGATGCTGATGTTCTCCAAGTCGGATGCGCCTTATCCCGGCTTGGAGATCGTCAAAGAGCTCTGCGATCCGTCTTCGCTCGCGCAGTTCGTCGGCGCTCTGTACGACGGCTGGGACCAGGAGGGCGCTCCCGACAAGGAACGCTGGGTGTTCGGTGCCCTCGGGACCTTTGGCGACGAAAGCACGGTCGCGCGACTGGAACGGCTGATCCGCGACTGGTACGGCCAGTCGAGGACCGATGACGTCTACGACGGCTTCGACACCCTCGCCGCGATCGGTGGCGACCGCGCGCTCGTCGCGTTGTACGGCTTCGCCCGCCGTTCGTGGACGCCCAGGACCAAGCGCAAGGCGCAGGCCACGTTCGACGATTTCGCGCAGTCCATGGACCTGTCCGCGGACCGCCTCGCCGACCGCTTGGTCCCGACCTCGGGCCTGAGCGCCGAGGGGACCGTCCGGCTGGACTACGGCAGACGCCGTTTCGACGTGTCCTTCGACGAGCTGCTGCGGCCGGTCGTCACCGACGAGAGCGGTGCGCTGTTGCGAACCTTGCCCAAGCCCGGCAAGCGCGACGACCCCGAACTGGCTCCCGCCGCCTATCAGCAGTTCTCCACGCTGAGGACGCAGGCCCGGGTCGGCGCGCAGGAGCAGGCCCTGCGGCTGGAACGAGCGATGCTGGAGCGCCGCCGCTGGATCCCGCAGGAGTTCGCCTCGTACCTGGTCCGCCATCTGGTGCTCGGCCGGCTCGTGCGGCGGCTGGTGTGGGGGGTGTACGCCGTGGACGGCCGGCTGATCGGGTCGTTCCGTGTCGCCGAGGACCTGAGCTTCGCAGACGTCGACGACGCGCACTACGAAGTCCCCGAGGACGCTCTGATCGGCGTCGTGCATCCGGTGGACCTCGGTCCGGCGCTGGGACGGTGGTCCGAGGTGTTCTCCGACTACGAGATCCTGCAGCCGTTCGACCAGTTGGGACGTCCGCCGCTGGCGCTGAACGCTGAGGAACTCGCGGGCAAGCACCTCGTGCGAACGTACATCTGCCCGGACGCAGTCTCCGGCTCGCATGGTTTGGGCGTGGTCCATTTCGGCCCCGCGAAGTTCGACGCGCTGGCGTCGCGCGGATGGCGGCGCGGTCCGATCGGCGCCGACCGGCTGTGGTCGCGGCTGCTCCGGCCGGTCGGCGAGGGACGGTGCGTGGTGATGGAGCTCGAACCGGGCTTGGCGGCCGGCGCCGCCGCGCAGTCGTCCTACCAGGCGATCAAAGCGGTCTGGCTGAGCGCGACCGAAGAAGACCCCGACTACGACCGCCACGCGCTGCCGCTGGGCCACCGCCCCCTTCCCGGGCGGTCGGACCCGTTCGGCACACTCGACCCTGTGACCGCATCCGAAATACTCCGCGATCTGACCGAGGTGACCGCACAGTGA
- a CDS encoding AAA family ATPase: protein MSAKHTAGTAAAQSSAGPAADGKRVQRPAAEVRYAEELARLAADDQGERPPGWALSLRAARRFILGDEPAGITRKFVGDPSLIDRALVSLATSRGLMLVGEPGTAKSLLSELLAAAVSGDSTLTVQGGAATTEDQIKYSWNYALLVAEGPSTKSLVPAPLYRGMTEGRVVRFEEITRCPLEVQDCLLSPLSDRVMAVPELTGEDALVFAREGFNVIATANTRDRGVNEMSAALKRRFNFETVFAITDFATELALVEQEATQLLHGSGVTVPPRRDVLEVLVTAFRELREGKTERGDAMERLSSVMSTAEAVSVAHAVGLRGWFLRGDAGSAADIVECLAGTAAKDNNDDLAKLRTYLEQHAQRRKGDQWQEFYDARHRLPG, encoded by the coding sequence GTGAGCGCCAAGCACACCGCCGGGACGGCCGCGGCGCAGTCCTCCGCCGGCCCGGCCGCGGACGGCAAGCGCGTCCAGCGCCCGGCCGCCGAGGTCCGCTACGCCGAGGAGCTGGCCCGGCTGGCCGCCGACGATCAGGGCGAGCGGCCGCCGGGTTGGGCGCTGAGCCTGCGCGCGGCGCGGCGCTTCATCCTCGGCGACGAGCCGGCCGGGATCACCCGCAAGTTCGTCGGCGACCCCTCGCTGATCGACCGCGCGCTGGTGTCGCTGGCCACCAGCAGAGGCCTGATGCTGGTCGGCGAGCCGGGCACGGCCAAGTCGCTGCTGTCGGAGCTGCTGGCCGCGGCGGTCAGCGGCGACTCGACGCTCACCGTGCAGGGCGGCGCGGCCACCACCGAGGACCAGATCAAGTACTCGTGGAACTACGCGCTGCTGGTCGCCGAGGGCCCCTCGACCAAGTCGCTGGTGCCGGCGCCGCTGTACCGGGGCATGACCGAGGGCCGGGTGGTGCGGTTCGAGGAGATCACGCGCTGCCCGCTGGAGGTGCAGGACTGCCTGCTCTCGCCGCTGTCGGACCGGGTGATGGCGGTCCCGGAGCTCACCGGCGAGGACGCGCTGGTCTTCGCGCGCGAGGGGTTCAACGTCATCGCGACGGCGAACACCCGGGACCGCGGGGTGAACGAGATGAGCGCGGCCCTCAAGCGGCGCTTCAACTTCGAGACGGTGTTCGCGATCACCGACTTCGCCACCGAGCTCGCGCTGGTCGAGCAGGAGGCGACACAGCTGTTGCACGGGTCCGGCGTCACGGTGCCGCCGCGCCGCGACGTGCTGGAGGTGCTGGTCACCGCGTTCCGCGAACTGCGTGAGGGCAAGACGGAGCGCGGCGACGCGATGGAGCGGCTGTCGTCGGTGATGAGCACGGCCGAGGCGGTGTCGGTGGCGCACGCGGTGGGTCTGCGCGGCTGGTTCCTGCGCGGCGACGCGGGGTCGGCCGCGGACATCGTGGAGTGCCTGGCCGGGACCGCGGCCAAGGACAACAACGACGATCTGGCCAAGCTGCGCACGTACCTGGAGCAGCACGCGCAGCGCCGCAAGGGCGACCAGTGGCAGGAGTTCTACGACGCGCGGCACCGGCTGCCCGGCTGA
- a CDS encoding DUF4132 domain-containing protein translates to MSGAVELPKAYQKVEPIARGRCRPDQIPQTDTEAVQRLYERRRGMAKNSQGLIEAALKHPGSDKRTVESMTGMDFGDLTTLTPRQAALAEGTLDRLDDFGAEVAVDVWNHVRGVAYALEAFAIYGQLGYRERFSVLDRMGPARHLLDLVRSAPDDVHAEAMAAAERTRTAEDGRWFARTLATFLFPERPDWLEEDLAAAGRGELPPAALLPSVATAEQAAAVGELLRDGGRWVWPGDPAVELTFLSIAGDRALPFLLAWHDGQSNKGKALTGATLAALDLMSRIPGDDAIRALAERDNGRPETLSYLHAAAQRFPESALRVLSAMEPTRATTHVLAALTRTAPDVTTAIQIPDILVQPPWSDPKAKRPKPIVVAGLTPPADVEAAWLPGERERWLGRGAGWEPSQGWAVIAEQIDAWRAKPLQSDDPMTPVALYFAAYASPDLVRPMLADGWKPPLRRADDRALSFVARYEMLALPAVQAIRGLPADRARLLQPFVSAEIAASMVEGMTRRRSVARGAALGWLRRHPAAAVRLLAPAALGKAGPQRRTADAALRWLAAEGTDVVGIVADTYGEAVGVAVKDLLTEGGLGTYPRTMPEIPMWAKPAVLPPIGLKDGTAELPARAVQSVVEMLQISKPEAPHPGLEVVKELCDESSLGEFTFALFDNWRESGSVPEDRWALDALGLLGDDGTVDRLEPLIGPWTTERDYALVSDALTVLGMIGGDRALAALHAVVQKGRRKPVRRRAAERFQDVAASLDLRADDLADRVVPTLGLDPDGLLHLDYGPRSFGVGFDELLRPRVTDAAGKVLQRMPRPVKADDPHLAPAAYLHYTEVKKAAQTIAVDQIKRLEKAMFTRRRWDPEGFAAYLVGHPLLRHITRRLVWGVYGPDGATVGSFRIAEDLSYADVHDARYEIPEGAAVGVAHPVELGPAVAEWSEVFADYEILQPLDQLGRPALELTEAERSGRMLERFQRVVLDAGEIAALEPRGWYSGPVGDPPVWSRFLRQLGDDRYLIVDISPGLKGGVAAGSGYQRIECVWLSMAGEHASFELHAVPLSELDAVPASEILRDLTEVTGR, encoded by the coding sequence GTGAGCGGCGCCGTGGAACTGCCGAAGGCCTACCAGAAGGTCGAGCCGATCGCGCGCGGCCGCTGCCGTCCCGACCAGATCCCGCAGACCGACACCGAAGCAGTGCAGCGGCTGTACGAGCGCCGGCGGGGCATGGCCAAGAACTCCCAGGGGCTCATCGAGGCTGCCCTGAAGCATCCAGGTAGCGACAAGCGCACCGTCGAGTCGATGACCGGGATGGACTTCGGCGACCTGACAACGCTGACGCCGCGGCAGGCGGCCCTGGCCGAAGGCACGCTCGATCGGCTGGACGACTTCGGGGCGGAGGTCGCGGTCGACGTCTGGAACCACGTGCGGGGCGTGGCCTACGCGCTGGAGGCGTTCGCCATCTACGGCCAGCTGGGCTATCGAGAACGCTTCAGCGTCCTGGACCGCATGGGCCCGGCGCGGCACCTGCTGGATCTGGTCCGCTCGGCGCCGGACGACGTCCACGCCGAGGCCATGGCCGCCGCCGAGCGGACCAGGACGGCTGAAGACGGCCGGTGGTTCGCCCGGACTCTGGCCACGTTCCTGTTCCCCGAGCGTCCGGACTGGCTTGAGGAGGACCTGGCGGCGGCGGGCCGGGGCGAGCTTCCGCCCGCCGCGCTGCTACCCTCCGTCGCCACCGCCGAGCAGGCGGCCGCGGTCGGGGAACTCCTGCGGGACGGCGGAAGGTGGGTCTGGCCCGGAGATCCCGCCGTCGAGCTGACGTTCCTGTCGATCGCCGGAGACCGTGCCCTGCCCTTCCTGCTCGCCTGGCACGACGGCCAGTCCAACAAGGGCAAGGCGTTGACCGGAGCCACGCTGGCGGCCCTGGACCTGATGTCCCGGATCCCCGGCGACGACGCGATCCGGGCGCTCGCCGAGCGGGACAACGGACGGCCAGAGACCCTTTCCTATCTGCACGCCGCCGCGCAACGCTTCCCGGAAAGCGCGCTGCGCGTCCTGTCCGCCATGGAGCCGACGCGGGCCACGACCCACGTTCTGGCCGCGCTCACCCGGACCGCGCCGGACGTCACAACAGCGATCCAGATCCCTGACATCCTCGTCCAGCCGCCGTGGTCGGATCCGAAGGCCAAGCGGCCCAAGCCGATCGTGGTCGCGGGACTGACGCCGCCGGCGGACGTCGAGGCCGCCTGGCTTCCCGGCGAGCGCGAGCGCTGGCTCGGCCGCGGCGCCGGCTGGGAGCCGAGCCAGGGGTGGGCGGTGATCGCCGAGCAGATCGATGCCTGGCGCGCCAAGCCGCTCCAGTCCGACGACCCCATGACCCCGGTGGCCCTCTACTTCGCCGCCTACGCCTCCCCGGATCTGGTGCGGCCGATGCTGGCGGACGGCTGGAAGCCGCCGCTGCGCCGCGCTGATGATCGAGCCCTGTCATTCGTCGCGCGCTACGAGATGCTGGCGCTCCCGGCGGTGCAGGCGATCCGCGGGCTGCCTGCGGACCGGGCCCGCCTGCTCCAGCCGTTCGTCAGCGCGGAGATCGCCGCCTCCATGGTCGAGGGCATGACGCGGCGGCGCAGCGTGGCCCGCGGCGCGGCCCTGGGCTGGCTGCGCCGCCATCCGGCAGCGGCCGTGCGCCTTCTGGCCCCGGCCGCGCTCGGCAAGGCGGGCCCGCAGCGGCGCACCGCCGACGCCGCGCTGCGGTGGCTGGCCGCCGAGGGCACCGACGTCGTGGGCATCGTCGCCGACACGTACGGAGAGGCGGTCGGCGTGGCGGTCAAGGACCTGCTCACCGAAGGCGGGCTCGGCACGTATCCGCGCACCATGCCCGAGATCCCCATGTGGGCCAAGCCCGCGGTGCTCCCGCCGATCGGACTCAAGGACGGGACGGCCGAGCTGCCGGCGCGCGCGGTCCAGTCCGTGGTGGAGATGCTCCAGATCTCCAAGCCCGAGGCCCCGCATCCCGGTCTGGAGGTCGTCAAAGAGCTCTGCGACGAGTCCTCGCTCGGCGAGTTCACCTTCGCGCTGTTCGACAACTGGCGCGAATCCGGGTCCGTGCCGGAGGACCGGTGGGCCCTGGACGCGCTGGGCCTGCTCGGCGACGACGGCACCGTGGACCGGCTGGAGCCGCTGATCGGCCCGTGGACCACCGAGCGCGACTACGCGCTCGTCAGCGACGCGCTGACCGTGCTGGGCATGATCGGCGGCGACCGGGCCCTGGCGGCCCTGCACGCCGTGGTCCAGAAGGGGCGGCGCAAGCCGGTCCGGCGCCGGGCCGCCGAACGCTTCCAGGACGTCGCCGCCTCGCTCGACCTGCGGGCCGACGACCTCGCCGACCGGGTGGTCCCGACCCTGGGCCTGGACCCCGACGGCCTGCTCCACCTGGACTACGGCCCGCGCTCGTTCGGCGTCGGCTTCGACGAGCTGCTGCGGCCGCGGGTGACCGACGCCGCCGGCAAGGTGCTCCAGCGGATGCCCCGGCCGGTCAAGGCCGACGACCCGCACCTGGCGCCGGCCGCCTACCTGCACTACACCGAGGTGAAGAAGGCCGCGCAGACCATTGCGGTGGACCAGATCAAGCGCCTGGAGAAGGCCATGTTCACCCGCCGGCGCTGGGACCCGGAGGGCTTCGCGGCCTACCTGGTCGGGCATCCCCTGCTGCGCCACATCACGCGGCGGCTGGTGTGGGGCGTCTACGGACCCGACGGGGCGACGGTCGGCTCCTTCCGGATCGCCGAGGACCTCAGCTACGCCGATGTCCACGACGCGCGGTACGAGATCCCCGAAGGCGCCGCGGTCGGCGTCGCGCACCCGGTGGAGCTCGGCCCGGCGGTGGCGGAGTGGAGCGAGGTGTTCGCCGACTACGAGATCCTCCAGCCCCTGGACCAGCTGGGCCGGCCGGCCCTGGAACTGACCGAGGCCGAGCGGTCCGGCCGGATGCTGGAGCGTTTCCAGCGTGTGGTGCTGGACGCCGGCGAGATCGCCGCTCTGGAACCCCGCGGCTGGTACAGCGGACCGGTCGGCGATCCGCCGGTCTGGTCGCGGTTCCTGCGGCAGCTCGGCGACGACCGATACCTGATCGTGGACATCTCGCCGGGGCTGAAGGGCGGTGTCGCGGCGGGCTCCGGCTACCAGCGCATCGAGTGTGTCTGGCTCAGCATGGCCGGCGAGCACGCCTCCTTCGAACTGCACGCGGTGCCGCTGTCCGAACTCGACGCCGTCCCGGCGTCGGAGATATTGCGCGACCTGACCGAGGTGACGGGCCGATGA
- a CDS encoding VWA domain-containing protein, translating into MILGAPASGGMPLSGGNASRDAALDWLYGRDDELAARGVRKGGAGSKGGPKGPGGSGDSVLTTVDWLDGITKLFPKETVERLTRDAVDRYQIHDIVTDPKVLERVEPSPALLKAVLRTKHLMDPRVLELARKLVAAVVEELMRKLATEVRASFSGTRLRRPSQVRLARNFDVKRTLRGNLGHYQPEERKLYIEDAHFFTRSRRHVDNWQVILLVDQSGSMVSSVIHSAVTAACLWGLPGVRTHLVAFDTSVVDLTSGVTDPVELLMKVQLGGGTDISRAVAYAGELVANPRRTIVALISDLYEGGSEAGLLRGARSLIEQGGRFLALCALDEDANPAFNRDLGERLADLGAFVGAMTPGELAAFVAEAVNS; encoded by the coding sequence ATGATCCTCGGCGCCCCGGCTTCCGGGGGCATGCCGCTCAGCGGCGGCAACGCCTCGCGGGACGCGGCGCTGGACTGGCTGTACGGCCGGGACGACGAGCTGGCGGCGCGAGGTGTCCGCAAGGGCGGCGCCGGATCCAAGGGCGGGCCGAAGGGCCCCGGCGGCAGCGGGGACTCGGTGCTCACCACCGTCGACTGGCTCGACGGGATCACGAAGCTGTTCCCGAAGGAGACGGTCGAGCGGCTGACCCGCGATGCCGTGGACCGGTATCAGATCCATGACATCGTCACCGACCCGAAGGTGCTGGAGCGGGTCGAGCCGAGCCCGGCGCTGCTGAAGGCGGTGCTGCGGACCAAGCACCTGATGGACCCCAGGGTGCTGGAACTGGCCCGCAAGCTGGTCGCGGCGGTGGTCGAGGAGCTGATGCGCAAACTGGCCACCGAGGTGCGCGCCTCGTTCTCCGGCACCCGGCTGCGCCGGCCGTCGCAGGTCAGGCTGGCGCGGAACTTCGACGTGAAGCGCACGCTGCGCGGCAACCTCGGCCACTACCAGCCGGAGGAACGCAAGCTCTATATAGAGGACGCGCACTTTTTCACCCGCTCGCGCCGCCACGTCGACAACTGGCAGGTGATCCTGCTGGTGGACCAGTCCGGATCGATGGTCTCCTCGGTGATCCACTCGGCGGTGACGGCCGCCTGTCTGTGGGGCCTGCCGGGCGTGCGCACCCACCTGGTCGCGTTCGACACCTCGGTGGTGGACCTGACCAGCGGCGTCACCGATCCGGTGGAGCTCCTGATGAAGGTCCAGCTCGGCGGCGGCACCGACATCTCCCGCGCGGTGGCCTATGCCGGCGAACTGGTCGCCAACCCGCGCCGCACCATCGTGGCCCTGATATCAGACCTCTACGAAGGTGGCAGCGAGGCGGGCCTGCTGCGCGGCGCCCGCTCCCTGATCGAGCAGGGCGGCCGCTTCCTGGCCCTGTGCGCCCTCGACGAGGACGCCAACCCCGCATTCAACCGCGACCTGGGCGAACGCCTCGCGGACCTCGGCGCCTTCGTCGGCGCCATGACCCCGGGCGAGCTGGCGGCGTTCGTGGCCGAGGCGGTGAACTCGTGA